A stretch of DNA from Thalassococcus arenae:
GCTGCCCGCGCCCGGCCCGGCCACCACGATATCGGTCTTGGCCGAGACCGAGCCCGACACCTTGGCGCCCAGGGCTTCGGCACGCGCCTTGGCCTCGGCGCGGGTCATCTTTTCCAACGTGCCGGTGAAGACGACGGTCTTGCCCGCGACCGGGCTTTCCGAGGCCGGCCGTTCGGCATCCTGCACGTCCAGATGGGCCACCAACCGGTCGATCGAGGCACGTTCGGCCGTCTGGTTCATGGCCGAGACCAGCGATTGCGCGAGCACCGCACCGACGCCGTCGATCGCCATCAGGTCGTCCCAGGCCTCACCCGACATCGGCGCGGCCGCGACCATGGCCTGTTCGAACGCCGCCCAACTGCCGTAATGGCGCGCCAGAAGGGTCGAGACCTGTTCCCCGACATGCCGGATGCCAAGGGCAAAGATCAGCCGGGCCAGCGGGATGCGGCGGCGCTCGTCTATGGCGGCGAAGAGGTTGGCGGCGCTTTTCTCGCCCCAGCCCTCGCGGTTCTTCAGCTGTTGCATTCCGCTGCCATAGCGGTCCTGCAGGGTGAAGATGTCGGCGGGTTCGCGGATCCAGCCGTCGCGGTGGAATTGTTCGACCTGCTTGGCGCCCAGCCCCTCGATGTCGAAGGCCGCGCGGGATACGAGATGTTTCAGCTTTTCAACGGCTTGTGCCGGGCAGATCATACCGCCACTGCAGCGGCGCACCGCATCGCCCGGTTCGCGGATCGCGTCCGAACCGCATTCCGGGCAGGTTTGCGGAAAGACAAAGGGCTGCGCGTCCGACGGCCGTTTGGACAGGTCGACATCGGCCACCTTGGGGATCACGTCGCCGGCGCGGTAGACCTGCACCCAGTCGCCGACGCGGATGTCCTTGCCGTCGCGGATCGGGTTTCCGTTCGAATCGCGCCCGGCGATGTAGTCCTCGTTGTGCAACGTCGCATTCGAAACCACGACGCCGCCGACGGTCACCGGCGACAGGCGCGCCACCGGCGAAAGCGCCCCGGTTCGGCCGACCTGAATGTCGATGGCATCGAGCCGGGTCCAGGCCAGTTCGGCCGGAAACTTGTGCGCGATGGCCCAGCGGGGCGTGGTCGAGCGGAACCCGAGCCGGTCCTGCAGGGCAAGGTCGTCGACCTTGTAGACCACCCCGTCGATGTCATAGCCCAGGGTCGCGCGCTGCGCCTCGATCGCGCGGTAATGGGCAAGCAAGGCATCCAGACCGCGGCACAACTCGGTCAGCGGATTGGTCGGAAACCCGAAGGCCGCAAGCCGGGCTATGGCCTCGTGCTGGGTTGCGGCCAAAGGCGCGGAAAGCGCCCCCCAGGCATAGGCGAAAAAGCGCAGCGGCCGGGACTTCGTGATCGCGGGATCCAGTTGGCGCAGCGATCCGGCGGCGGCGTTTCGGGGGTTGGCGAAGGTCTTGCCGCCTTGCCGCGACTGGCGCGCGTTCAAATCCGCAAAGTCGGCATGGCTCATGTAGACCTCGCCGCGCACCTCGAGCAGGTCCGGCGCACCGTCGATCGTTTCAGGAATATCGGCGATCGTGCGGGCATTGGCGGTGACGTTTTCCCCGACCTCGCCATCCCCCCGTGTCGCCGCGCTGACCAATTGGCCGTTTTCATAACGCAGCGACAGCGACAGACCGTCGATCTTGGGTTCGGCGGTAAAGTCCAGCGCCGCGTCGTCAGGCAGTCCGAGATAGCGGCGGATTCCCTCGACGAAATCGGCCACATCGACATCGTCGAAGGCGTTGGACAGCGACAGCATCCGCACCGCGTGCCGCACCTTGGCAAACCCTTCGGAAGGCGCGGCGCCGACCTTGTCGCTGGGGCTGTCGGGCCGTTTGAGATCGGGAAACCGCGCCTCGATCTCGGCGTTGCGGCGTTTCAGCCGGTCGTATTCGGCATCGGAAATTTCCGGCGCATCCTCGGCGTGATACGCGGTGTTGGCCCGGTCCAACAGTTGAGTGAGACGCGCCAGTTCGGCCCTTGCCTCGGCCTTGTCCAGCGATGCGACCGATTTTTCCGCCACGCGCGCCCCCCCGCTTCACCGGTTCCGCGTCCAGTGATAGGGGGGCGGCGCGCCTTGGTCCAGAGCGGTCAGGCGCTGGCGGCCATGGCGGCGTCGGAGGTGGCTTTGGGCGCGGGATCGCGCAGGACGTATCCGCGCCCCCAAACGGTTTCGATGTAATTGCTGTCGCCGGTCGCTTCGCTGAGCTTCTTGCGCAACTTGCAGATGAAGACGTCGATGATCTTGAGTTCCGGTTCGTCCATGCCACCGTAGAGATGGTTGAGGAACATCTCCTTGGTCAGGGTCGTGCCCTTGCGCAGCGACAGCAATTCGAGCATCTGGTATTCCTTGCCGGTCAGATGCACCGGCTTGCCGTCGACTTCGACCGTCTTGGCATCGAGGTTGACCGAGACCTTGCCGGTCTGGATCACCGATTGCGAATGCCCCTTGGACCGGCGGATGATCGCGTGGATGCGGGCGACCAGTTCATCGCGGTGAAACGGCTTGGTCAGGTAATCATCGGCGCCGAACCCGAAACCCTTGATCTTGTTCTCGGTATCGTCGGCGCCCGACAGGATCAGGATCGGCGTTTCGACCCGCGCCAGGCGCAATTGGCGCAGCACGTCGTGTCCGTTCATGTCGGGAAGGTTGAGATCGAGCAGGATCAGGTCGTAATCATACAACTTGGCGAGATCGATGCCTTCTTCGCCCATGTCGGTGGCGTAGACATTCAGATTGGCATGGTTCAGCATCAGTTCGATGCTCTTGGAGGTTGTCGGGTCGTCTTCCACCAGAAGGACACGCATCGCGGGACACTCCACTTGTTTCAAAACTCGTCCTGCGCAAACTGTCCGAAATTAGTTAACGCCCCATTACCATAGATAAGCGTGCGACCGGCGCAACCTAAGGTTGCCGAAAGCGCTGAATCAGTGTCGTCTTGAGCGCGGTTTCTCCATGACGCTCGACCGCGTTCATCCACAATTCCAGTTCTTCTTCGCTCAACCCGTAGCGATCCTGCGCCTGGGCCGCCGACAACAGGCCGTGGCGCACCGCGCGGACGACTGCCGCCTTGCGCGACGCCACCCATCGCGTCGTGTCGACCGGGGGAAGGTCGGCGCGGGTCATGACCTGACCGTCTGGCAAGGTCACGGCGCGCGGGCCGTCGATTTTCCTCAGATACATAGCCGTCACCCTCACTTGTACCGTCGCCATGAAACCCGGGCGCGCTTAACGGTGGATAAAACCGCCCCTTGAGAGTGTTTCGGATTTTCCTATATTGCGGCGGTTCCTGAAGGAGACCCCGATGCTCGATGCCAGGCTGAACTCGCTTGGGCTGCCCAAGGCGCCTGCGGATACGCGGGTCGTCGTCGCCATGTCCGGCGGCGTCGACAGCTCGGTCGTGGCCGCAATGCTCAAGGACGAAGGCTATGACGTCGTGGGCGTCACGCTGCAGCTCTACGATCACGGCGCGGCGCTGGCCAAGAAGGGCGCCTGCTGTGCCGGTATCGACATCCACGACGCGCGCCGCGTGGCCGAGGACATGGGGTTCCCGCATTACGTTCTGGATTACGAGAACATCTTTCGCGACGCGGTGATCGAGGAATTCGCAGACAGCTACCTGGGCGGCGCCACGCCGGTGCCCTGCATCCGCTGCAACGAACGGGTCAAGTTCAAGGATCTGCTGGAAACAGCCCGCGACCTGGAGGCCGATTGCATGGCCACAGGGCATTACATCCAGCGAAAGATGGGCAAGCACGGCGCCGAACTGCATTGCGCCGCCGATGCCGCCCGGGACCAGAGCTATTTCCTGTTCTCGACCACGCCGGAGCAGCTGGATTTCCTGCGCTTCCCGCTGGGTCACCTGGCCAGCAAGGCGGCAACCCGAGACCTTGCGGCGAAATACGGGCTCGCGGTGGCCGACAAGCCCGACAGCCAGGACATCTGTTTCGTTCCCGACGGCAACTACGCCGCGGTGATCGAGAAGCTGCGCCCCGGGTCGGCCGAACCGGGCGAGATCGTGCATGCCGATGGCCGGGTGCTGGGCACCCATCGGGGTGTGATCCATTACACGATCGGCCAGCGCCGCGGCCTGGGTATCGGCGGGCTGGACGAGCCGCTTTATGTCGTCCGCCTCGATGTCGACAGCCGACGCGTCGTGGTCGGCCCCAAGGACATGCTCGCCACCCGCACCATCCCGGTGCGCGAAATCAACTGGCTGGGCGATGCGCCCTTCGACAGCCGCACCGAATGGCCGCTATCCGTCAAGGTCCGCTCGACCCGCCCGCCGCGCGAGGCGATCATCCGACCGCTGTCGCCGACCGAGGCCGAGATCGAACTGCTGAGCCCCGAAGAAGGCGTCAGCCCGGGCCAGGCCTGCGTCTTCTACGACCCGGCCAGCAGCCGCATCTTCGGCGGCGGCTGGATCTGGCGGGGGCGCTGATCTTCCTGGAAACGCTTTGGGGACCGTCTCGACGTGAGGGGCCAGCCCCTCACACTCCCCGGAGTTTACGGGCAAGATGAAGGGCCAAAGCGGCGCGCGCGCCGGATATGGCCGGGAACCCCTGCATCTTCATCTTGCCAGATAAACTTCCGCCGGAGGCTCCCGCCGCAACTCACAGTCTCGGGCGGTCGGACGATGCGGCGCGCCGACACGGGCGGCGAGGCACAGCCGAGATATCCTGTGCGCCGCAGGCGCGCCTTTGGATCAGACCCGGCCCAGGGCCAGAACGGCGTTCAGGCCGCCGAAGGCAAACGCATTGGACAGGACGACATCGACCTCGGCTTCGCGGGCCTCGTTCGGCACCACGTCGAGCGCGCATTCCGGGTCGGGTTCCTCGTAACCGATGGTGGGCGCGATCACTCCCTCGCGCAGCGCCATGATGCAGGCCAGCAGCTCGACCGCGCCGGTGCCGCCGATCAGGTGGCCATGCATCGACTTGGTCGACGAGATCATCAGCTTGTCGGCATGGGTGCCGAACACATCCGCGACCGCGGCGCATTCCGTCTTGTCGTTGGCCGCCGTGCCGGTGCCGTGGGCGTTGATGTAGCCGACGCGTTCCCTGGCGATGGCGCCGTCCTTGAGCGCGCCCGAGATCGCCCGCGCGGCGCCCTGCTTGCTGGGCATCACGATATCGGCGGCGTCCGAAGTCATGGCGAATCCCAGGATCTCGGCAAGAATTTCCGCGCCGCGGGCCCTGGCGTGGTCGTAGGATTCGAAAACGAAGACCCCCGCACCTTCGCCCTGCACCATGCCGTTGCGGGTCGCGCTGAACGGGCGGCAGGCGTCCTTGGACATCACCCGCAGACCTTCCCAGGCCTTGATCCCGCCGAAGCACAGCATCGATTCCGACCCGCCGGTGATCATCGCGGTGCACAGCCCCGAGCGGATCATCTGAAAGGCCTGCCCCATGGCGTGGTTCGAACTGGCGCAGGCGGTGGCGACGGTGAAACTGGGCCCCTTGAGGTTGAATTCCATGCTGACATGGCTGGCGGCGGCGTTGTTCATCAGCTTGGGCACGATGAACGGATGCACCCGGTTCTTGCCCTCTTCATAGACCGCTCGGTAATTTTCATCCTGCGTGGTCAGCCCGCCGCCCGAGGTGCCCAGCACCACGCCGGACCGGTTGGCCAGTTCGCCGGCGAAACTGAGCCCCGCCTGCGCCACCGCCTCGCGTGCGGCCAGCAGGGTGAACTGGGTGAACCGGTCGTAGAGGGCCAGTTGCTGGCGGTTGAAAACGCTTTCGGCCTCGTAGTCGCGCACCTGGCCACCGATGCGGATCGACAGGCGGTCGACGTCGCGCATCTCGAGCGGACCGATACCGCAGCGGCCTTCGCGCATCGCTTCGAGCGTCTTGGCCACGTCATGGCCCAGGGCGTTGATCGTGCCGGCACCCGTGATGACGACGCGCGTCACGCGGCCTTCTCGGCGATCAATCGTTCGATGCCGGCGATGATCTTTGCCACCGACGAGATGTCGAAATCCGAATTCTGCGGCTCGTTCGCGTTGAAGGGAATCGAGATGTCGAACGCCTCTTCGATGGCGAAGATCGACTCGACGAGGCCGAGGCTGTCGATGCCGAGCTCTTCCGGCGTGCTGTCCGGGGTCACGTCCGAAGGCTCAAGCAGCGCCTGCTCGGCCAGGATTTCGATCACCTTGCTTTGGACATCCATGGGACCGGCCCGCTCCTGTTTCGCATTCGGGCGGAGATTTAGTCATTCGACCCCGGATTGGAAACCGCTTTCTTGAGGAATGCGACGTCACGGAAGAGCCGTGGCAGCCGCCGGAGCGCCTTGTAGCTTTCGATATGGGCATCCATCTTCATCGCCGGATAGCCCAGCATCACCCGCCCCGCCGGCACGTTGGACAGCACCACCGTCGCGCCGCCCAGGATCACCCGGTCGCCGATCACCAGGTTGTCGGACACGCCCGATTGTCCGCCCAGCACGACGTTGTCACCGATCACGGTCGACCCCGCCACGCCGACCTGAGCGCAGATCAGGCAATCGCGGCCGATGCGCACGTTGTGTCCGATCTGCACGAGGTTGTCGAACTTGCAGCCGTCGCCCACCTCGGTGTCGCGCACGGTGCCGCGATCGATGCACGAATTGACGCCCAGCTCGACATCGTCGCCGATCCGCACGCCGCCCAGCGAATGGATGCGCGCCCAGGCCTGCGGCGCCTCGGTGCCTTCGCCGCCCAGCGAGGCGCGGGCCTTTTCGACGCCGGACGGTTCCGGGGTGACAAAGGAAAACCCGTCCGCACCCACCACCGCGCCGGGCTGCGCGATGAACCGGGCGCCGATGCGCACCCGCGCGCCGATCCGCACACCCGCATGCAGCAGCGCGCCCGACCCGATCTCGGCCTGCCATCCGATCTGGCAATGCGGACCGATCACGCTGCCCGAACCGATCCGCGCCTGCGCCCCGATCACCGCCAGCGGACCGACCGAAACGCCGTCGCCCAGTTGCGCCGAGGGGTCGATCACCGCGCTTGGATGGATGCCGGCCGCATAGCCCTGGCCTGCATCCATCATCGCCGAAAGACCCGCCATCGCATAGCGCGGCCGGACCGCGAGGATCGCGGCGCGCAAGCCGAGGCTCCGCCAATCCGCGCCGTCCCACAGCATCGCAGCGCGGGCGGCGCCCTGCCCGATCTGCTGTGCATATTCCGGCTTCATCGCCAGGGCGAGCCCGTCGGCGGGGCAATCCGCCGGCTCGGCCAGGCAGGAAACGGCGATGTCGGTTTCGCCCTCGGCTCTCAGGCCAAGTGCTGCCGCGATCTCGGCAATCGTGTAGGACATGATCTTCCCTCGCGGCTTTCTTCCCGCGAGCGATTTAGCCTCCGGACCGGCGCAGCGCCACCCCTTCGCGTTCCAGCAACGCCCAGACCAGCGCATCGCGGCCATAGACGTCGTCACGGAACTGCACGGGGCCCTTCGCCCGGGTGAACGCGGTGCGGTAGATCAGGTGCACCGGCACCGGCTGGTCCAGATTCACCCGGCGTTCGCTGCCGGTGCGCAGGATCGACTGGAACAGCCCCTGCGGATCGTCGCTCTGTTTCGCCAGCAGCGCATAGGCGAAATCGTGCGGATCGCTCAGGCGCACGCAGCCGTGGCTGTAGGTTCGAACCTCGCGGGCGAAGAGATGCTTGGACGGCGTGTCGTGCAGGTAGATGTTGTACTGGTTGGGGAACATGAACTTGACCGTCCCGAGGGCGTTTTTCGGCCCCGGCGGCTGGCGCATGCCATAGGGAAAGGACGCCGCGGTATATTGTGAAAAGCCGCGGGCCCGGCTGACGGGCCCGTTGCGGCCCAGGATCTGCAGGTGCCCGACCGCGTTGGGATTGCGGCGCAGCAGCGGCAGGTATTCCTTCACCACGATCGATCGCGGTACGTACCACGACGGATTGATGACCATGAATTCCATCTGGTCGGAAAACTCGGGCGTGCGGCGATCGACATCGGCGTGACCGACGACCGACCGCGTCTGGAAGGTCAGCTTGCCATCATCGATGATCTCGGCGTGGAAATCGGTGAGATTGACGCGGATATGCCGCTGGCCCAGACCGTCGGGCAGGTTCAGCCACCGTTCGCGTTCCATCGCGACGATGATCGACTTGAGGCGCGCCTCCGGCTCGACGTTGATCGCAGCCAGCGTGGCACCGCCCGCGACCCCGTCCTGTTCCAGTCCATGCGAGGCCTGGAACGCCATCACCGCGTTGCGCAGCGCATCGTCGTAATCGGCGCTGAGCGATGTTCCCAGATATCCCATCGCCATCAGGCGATTGCGCAATGCCACGACCGCAGGCCCGGTTTCGCCGGGCTCGATCTTGGTTCCGGGCACGGTCGGACCCCAACCACCCTGCGCCAGGGTGCGCTCCAGCATGAGCTTGACGCGTACGAGGCGGGTGTATTCGGGGCTGGTCGGCGCCAGGCCGCGGAATGCCGCCTGCGGGTCGTCCTGCACCAGCCGGGCCAGCAGTTGCGACGCATCGCGCCGCGGCGGGCTGCGCTTGACGCCCTCGACCTTGCCGCGCGGATCGATCAGGCCCGATTGCAGCGCGTTGGCGAAGTCGATGTAGAGCTTCGAAAGCCGGATCTCGAGCGCGCCACGGTCGCGTCCGGTGCGCGCGGCCGCCAGATCGCGCATCACGGCATCGGCATCGAACCGGCGTTCCGGGAGTCCGTGATCGCCGGCCATCGAAAAGGCATCGAGCAGAGCCGCGCGCCGTGCCCGGTCGGCATCGCTGGCGCCGGTCCAGATCGGCGCGAAATCGCGGCTTCGGTAGAACTCCGCGATCGCGACGTCTTCGGCGGCAAGACCTTCGGCCAGCGCCTGCTTGTAGGCCGTGAGCTTGAGCGCAGCCAGATCGGATTCCATCGCCGGCGCAGCGCCTGCCAGCAGCGCGGCCACGGCAAGCCCCGAAATCCCGGCACGCATTTTCGAAATGAACGACGTCGCAATCGACATGAACATACCCGTTATCGTGAACTGTTCGACAAGTCCTTTGTCGAACATGGGGTTGGCGCTGTCCATTCACAAACGCTCCAGAGTTTTTCCAAGCCCGCTGGCCGGGTCGAAAGACGCATTTCTGTGACCGCTTTGCAGCACCGGCGAAAGAAAGCGCGATTTGAGCGAATTCTCGCCCAAAACCCTTGCTTGGGGGTAGATCGGCCAGTTCGTTCTTTCGGCAGTAACCGATTCGTGCCATAGAACCCCTGCATCTGGGGAGATGGCAGGCCTGCACAACGATGCGGGCGCGACAGGTAAATCGGGACTACGGGACAGGCAGTTCTTTCATGACGGATTCCTCCAGCAGCCTCACGCGGCGCGGCCTTCTTGGTGCATTCGCCGCAACCTTGGTGACAGCGGCCCCCACCTATTCGAACGCGGCGGGTTTCCTGCGCGGCGGTGGCGATATCCGGCGCATCCGGATGTATTCGGCACGCACCGGCGAACATCTCGACATGATCTACTGGATCGAAGGGCAATACATTGCCGACGCGGTCAAGGAAGTGAACTATTTCATGCGCGACTGGCGCAACGACAGCGTCAAGTCGATCGACACGCGGACCATCGACATCATGACGGCCGCGCACAACCTTCTGGACAGCTCGGAACCCTATCTGCTGATCTCGGGCTATCGCAGCCCGCAGACCAACGCGATGCTGCGGTCGCGCTCCAGCGGTGTCGCCAAGAACTCGCGTCACCTGCGGGGCGAGGCGGCGGATCTGCGGCTCAGTTCGCGTTCCGTCAGCCAGATCGCGCGCGCAGCGGCCTCGTGCCGGGCGGGCGGCGTCGGGCGCTATTCGTCGTCGAACTTCGTGCACATGGATTGCGGCCCGGTCCGGTCCTGGGGCCGCTGACCGGCCGAACGCCAGGACGGCGCAATACCGGCAGGGCCGGCGGGTGCCGGTTCAGAACATGACCCGAACGTGACATGCCGCCCGAGGGGCGGCTTTTTCGTGCGTGATGTCAGGGAAAATGGCGCGGTTGACGGGGCTCGAACCCGCGACCCCCGGCGTGACAGGCCGGTACTCTAACCAACTGAGCTACAACCGCGTTGTCGCGTCGGACCCGTCCCGTCGGTGGCAGTGGTGGCGCGGTTGACGGGGCTCGAACCCGCGACCCCCGGCGTGACAGGCCGGTACTCTAACCAACTGAGCTACAACCGCTCACTGCCATCCGGGGCTTGGCCGCCGGCGTGAGAGGCCTTGTATGGCCGGCTCCCTGCCCCGTCAAGCGCTTTCCCCCGTCCGCCCCCGGCATTTTTCGGCGCCATGTCGCAAAACCGTGGCACGCCGGTCACGACCACCGGAAACACCCGACAGCGCAGGGAATCGCCATAGGCCGGCCGGACGGATGCGGTGCATCGTGATGGGCTTTTCCTGCAGCCGGGGTCCCGTTCGCCCGAGCCCCGAATGCCGTGCCACACAGAAAGGATGCACGGCCTTCGCCGATGCGCCCGGGCACGCGGCGGTCTCGGTACGATCGGCCGCCGCATGGTGCGGGTCCGCAATATCGACGGTCGCTCCTTGATTGCGGTCCGCCGTGCGATACCGTTTAACGGCGAAGGGTCGTGGCACAGGGAAGGGCAGCGCACGCGATGCAGACAGCTCTGACATACCGGCCGCTGGTGCTGGACTTGCTGGGCAAGCCCGTCGACTTTTCCGTCACGGAGTTTCTTGCCCTTCTCACCAGCCGGCCGGGCAAGGGGTATCTTTTCCTGGTGTTGGTCGGTCTTGCGACAACCGACCCGCCGCGTCTGATCGGGCATATCAGCACGGCACAGTTGATCGCGATCTGGTGTCTCGCACTGTTCCTGTTTCTTGCCGGTATCGTCGCCTTGCTGCTGTTGACGGCATGGGTGCAATTGCGTTTTCGATCATTCCCGGTGCCCCTGCCCCTGCTCAGTTTCCTGTCGTTGTTTCCGACCATCGTGTTTTGCGAGTATGTCATCGTTTATCTCAGCAACGGCAGCCGGCCGCCCGAAATCCCGGAGCGCTTGCTGCTGTTCTTCCTGACGGCGCAGGTGTTCGAGACGCTGTTCCTGCGCTATGTGCGGCCCTTGGCCGAAGAACCGGCCGCATCGGTTCCCGAACCCGGCCGGGCCCTGCTGATCGGCGCGGAACAGGTGCCGCTGGACGCCGTGCATTATATCGAGGCGCAGGAACACCGCGTGAACGTGGTCACCGACAGCGGCCCGCTCACGCATCGTGCAAGGTTGTCCGATATCGTTGCACAGACGCGGGCCGAGGACGGTCTGCAGCCGCATCGGTCCTGGTGGGTCGCCCGCCACGCGGCGGACCGCCTGGAACGCGATGGCGGGCGTTTCGTCTTGCGGCTGGGTTGCGGCACCCGTGTTCCCGTGGCGCGGACGCGTCTCGATGACGTGCGGGCGTGGTTGAGCGCATACCTGCCGACAGCCCTTTGATCCACTGCTCACGAGCGCGTGAGGCCGGATAGGCGCGCGCCTCGTGCTGTGACAGACTTCCCCTACGTAAAAGACGTTTCGGACCCCGACGTCCGCCAACCAGGAGAACCTTCATGTTCCGTGCCTTCATTGTCGCCACATCTGCCACCGCCGTTCTGGCGACCGCCGTCATGGCGCAGGATTTCAGTGCCGAGCTGAAAGCCCGTCAGGGTCAATTCCGCATTCTCGCCATCAATGTCGGCATCCTGGGTGGCATGGCGAAAGGCGAAATCGCGTATGACGCCGAATCCGCACAAGCCGCCGCCGACTCGATCGTCGCCGTTTCGATGGTCAGCCAGGCGCCGCTCTGGCCGGCCGGGTCGGACAACATGTCGATCGACGGCACCCGCGCGCAGCCGAACATCTGGGAAAACCTGCCGGATGTCATGACCAAATGGGGTGCGCTCGGTGACGCCGCCAAGGTGATTCAGGCCGCCGCGGGCGAAGGCCAGGCGGCACTTGGGCCGGCCCTCGGACAGCTCGGCGATGCCTGCAAGTCCTGCCACGACACCTATCGCGCGCCGGCCAACTAAACGGTGATGCGCCGGTTGGCGACAATCCTTGCGGCGGCGATCTTCGCCGCCGCTCTCATCGGTTGGCTCGTCACCGGTCCCGATCGGCTGTCCGCGGCCGAAACCCCGATCGATGCCGGGGATGCCACCCGGGGCGCACTGGTATTCGCGGCCGCCGGCTGCGGTTCGTGTCACCATGCGCCCGAAGCCGAGGACAAGACCGTTCTTGCCGGAGGACAGCGGTTTCCGTCGGATTTCGGCACCTTCGTCGCCCCCAACATCTCGCCCGATCCCGATCACGGCATCGGCGGCTGGGATCTGACCGATTTCGCGAACGCGGTGATGCGCGGCGTGTCGCCGGACGGGCAACACTATTTCCCCGCCTTCCCCTATACCGCCTACGAGAAGATGACGCCGGGCGACCTGGCCGATCTGTGGGCCTTTCTGCGCAGCTTGCCGCCCTCTTCCGAACCCAGCCAGCCACACGAGGTGGGATTTCCCTTCAACATACGCCGCGCTGTCGGAGGCTGGAAGCTGCTCTACCGCGATCCCGACTGGGTGCTCGAGACCGCGCCTGGCCCCGAGGCCGAGCGCGGACGCTACCTGGTCGAGGCCCTGGGCCATTGCGGCGAATGCCACACGCCGCGGGACATGCTTGGCGGGCTGGACCGGGCGCGCTGGCTGCGTGGTGCGCCGAATCCGTCCGGCACC
This window harbors:
- a CDS encoding c-type cytochrome, producing the protein MFRAFIVATSATAVLATAVMAQDFSAELKARQGQFRILAINVGILGGMAKGEIAYDAESAQAAADSIVAVSMVSQAPLWPAGSDNMSIDGTRAQPNIWENLPDVMTKWGALGDAAKVIQAAAGEGQAALGPALGQLGDACKSCHDTYRAPAN
- a CDS encoding c-type cytochrome produces the protein MRRLATILAAAIFAAALIGWLVTGPDRLSAAETPIDAGDATRGALVFAAAGCGSCHHAPEAEDKTVLAGGQRFPSDFGTFVAPNISPDPDHGIGGWDLTDFANAVMRGVSPDGQHYFPAFPYTAYEKMTPGDLADLWAFLRSLPPSSEPSQPHEVGFPFNIRRAVGGWKLLYRDPDWVLETAPGPEAERGRYLVEALGHCGECHTPRDMLGGLDRARWLRGAPNPSGTGTIPPLTPDKFTWSATDIAYYLETGFTPDFDSAGGHMVAVIDNFAKLPASDRQAVAAYLKALPAP
- a CDS encoding YcbK family protein, producing the protein MTDSSSSLTRRGLLGAFAATLVTAAPTYSNAAGFLRGGGDIRRIRMYSARTGEHLDMIYWIEGQYIADAVKEVNYFMRDWRNDSVKSIDTRTIDIMTAAHNLLDSSEPYLLISGYRSPQTNAMLRSRSSGVAKNSRHLRGEAADLRLSSRSVSQIARAAASCRAGGVGRYSSSNFVHMDCGPVRSWGR
- a CDS encoding LytTR family DNA-binding domain-containing protein, which codes for MQTALTYRPLVLDLLGKPVDFSVTEFLALLTSRPGKGYLFLVLVGLATTDPPRLIGHISTAQLIAIWCLALFLFLAGIVALLLLTAWVQLRFRSFPVPLPLLSFLSLFPTIVFCEYVIVYLSNGSRPPEIPERLLLFFLTAQVFETLFLRYVRPLAEEPAASVPEPGRALLIGAEQVPLDAVHYIEAQEHRVNVVTDSGPLTHRARLSDIVAQTRAEDGLQPHRSWWVARHAADRLERDGGRFVLRLGCGTRVPVARTRLDDVRAWLSAYLPTAL